CGCGTCGGGCGCCCGCCGCGTGCACGCGCCCGCGGGGCGGACGTTCTTCGTCGAGGCCGGCGACAGCGATCGGCTGGACGACCTGATCCCGCTCGAGGGCTTCAAGGCCGGCAAGGTCTCCGTGTCGAGCGCGCACCTCATGGGCGGCTGCCGCATGGGTGACGGCCCCGCCGCGTCGGTCACCGACGCGTGGGGCGGCGTGCACGGCGTGCCGTGGCTGTTCGTCGCCGACGCCAGCCTCTTCCCCGGATCCGCGGAAATCAATCCGTACATCACCATCATGGCGCTGGCGGACCGCGTCGCCGAGCGCGTTCGCGGCCGGCTGCCCGAGCTGCCGCAGTGACTCCATGAAGCTGCGCGGTTCCGACCTCGTCGTCAAAGCCCTGGAGGATGCCGGCGCGCGGCTCGCCTTTGGCATTCCCGGCACGCACAACATCGAGCTGTACGACGCGCTCGACCGATCCGAGCGCGTGACCCCGGTGCTCGTGACCGACGAGCAGAGCGCGTCGTTCATGGCGGACGGCGTCTCGCGGACCTCGGACGCGACCGGAGTGGTCAACGTGGTGCCTGGCGCCGGCCTCACGCACTGCCTGTCGGGAGTCGCCGAGGCGTTCATGGACAACGTGCCGCTCGTCGTGCTGGCGTGCGGCATCCGGTCGGACACCGGCAGAGCCTTCCAACTGCACGACATCGATCAGCTCGCGCTGCTGCGCCCGATCACGAAGGCCGCGCTCCGGCCCGCATCGGCGCAGGAGATCTACCCCACCGTTCGACACGCGTTCGATCTCGCGAGATCGGGGACGCCGGGACCGGTGGCGGTGGAAATCCCCGCCGACTTCTACATGTTGACGCAGGAGGTGGCGGAGCTGAGTGACCGCACGCCCCCCCCGGGCCCGCCGCACGCCAGCGACGCCGACCTCGCCGCGGCGGCGGCGATCCTGAACGCCGCGCGGCATCCCCTTCTCTACGTCGGCAACGGCGCGACCGCCGCGGGAACGCTGCTCGTGCGGCTCGCCGACGCGCTCGGTGCGCCGGTGGCGACGACGATCCAGGGCAAGGGGGTCTTTCCCGAGTCGCACCCGCTGTGGCTCTGGAATGGCGTGGGCCGGTCGGCGCCGCCGTTCGTGCGGCACGCGGCGGACCGCGCCGATGCGATGCTCGCGATCGGCTGCCGCTTCTCCGAGGTGGGCACGGCGAGCTACGGCTTCACGCCGCCGGCGAACCTGGTGCACGTGGACATCAACCGCGAGGTGTTCAACCGGAACTTCCCGGCGCGGCTGGCGGTGGAATCCGACGCGGCCGCATTCATCCGCGATCTCCTGCCGCGCCTGTCGGCGCGCGCGACGAGCGATCGAGACGACACCTCGCGCGCCATTGCCGCCGGTCATCGCGACGTGGTGGACGACTGGCGGCGCCATCCGAGCGAGGGGCGCGTGACGCCCGCCGCGTTGTTCGCGGCGTTGCAGCAGGCGGCGCCACGCGCCATCTACTCGACCGACAGCGGCAACGGCACGTTCCTCGCGATGGAGCACCTGCGGCTCGACGAGCCGCGGCAGTTCATCGGGCCGATCGACTATTCCTGCATGGGCTACGCCGTGCCGGCCGCCATCGGCGCAAAGCTCGCGAACCCGGATCGCGATGTCGTGGCGCTGGCCGGTGACGGTGCGCTGCTGATGACCGGCCTCGAGCTGCTGACCGCGGCACACCTGCGGGCCGCGCCGCTCGTGTGCGTCCTGCGCGACGGCGAACTGGGACAGATCGTGCAGTTCCAGCGCACCGCGCTCGATCGCGACACGTGCGGCATCATCGCGCCGTACCGCCTGGAGGCGTTCGCCGCGGCGGTGAACGCGGAGTACTTCTCGGCATCGCGCGACGGGGAGCTGCCGGCGGTGCTCGCGCGCGGCCTGCAGGCGACCCGCGCCGGGCGCGCGGTGATGGTCGAGGCCGCGATCGACTACTCCCGAAAAACCTACTTCACGCGCGGGGTGGTCATGACCACCCTGCGGCGCCTGCCGCTCGGCGACCGGCTGCGCATGCTCGCGCGCGCCGCCTCGCGCCGGGTCCTGGGCTAGGCCTGCAAGGTCCGCCCCACAGCTTGCTCTGGATCAAAGACCCCCACCCCCGCGTCCCATATAGTGAACCCGTGGCCGTGAAACCCGCTCCGCTCGTACCAGCGCATCCCGAGCGGATCTGCTGGGGCTGCGACAAGTACTGCCCTGCCGACGACCTGGCGTGCGGCAACGGGACGATCCGCACGCCGCACCCCGTCGAGCTGTTCGGCGATGACTGGGTCGAGTGGTCGGAGCGACGGGCTAGCGCTCGAGCAGGTCGAACATCCGGCTGAACTTGATGACGAGCGATCGATCCGTGCGCTCCGGGCGCGCGAAGAGATCGTCGAGCGCGTGCGTGTCGGTATAGACGACGAACAGCCCGGTGTTCGCGGCCTGGAGCAGGCCGAACCGCACGTTGGCGGACCAGAGGTCCGCGCGATCGTTGTACTGCACGAGCGCCTGGACGAACGCGCGTGTCGTGAACGAGTAGCTGACGCGCGCGCGCACCAGGTTGGTCACGAACGCTCCCCACGGCAGGTTGACGTCGTTCCGCTGGTACGCGACGTCCGCCGTGAGCGCGTCTCCCGCGCGCATGCGCAGCGTGGGGCTCCACGTCACGCGATCGCCGCCGAAGAACCCGCCGATGATCGCCTGCATGTTCAGGCTGACCGGCGCCCCCTGGTTCGTCATCAGCACGAGCTGCGCCTCCGAGTGCGCGTAGTCCCCCACCGGAACGGAGACGCCCGGATAGATATCGAACGGGGTCCGCACCCCCTCGCGCGTGAGATTGATGCCCGTGTGGATCTCGTACCCGTTCCGGAACTCCGTGTGACTGTCGATGTGCCAGTACATCGTCTCCAGCGCACCGTCGAGCCCGTAGAACGCCCGATACGTCGTGTGGGGCCGGAATTCCTGGACCGAGAAGAAATCACGCGGCCGGAATCTCGTCATGATGCGGGCGTCCGGCTTCCGGTAACCCCGCCGGCTCAGAAAGCCGACCTCGGGATTGAAGCCGTCGGCCACCTGCTGGTATCCCATCTCGAGATCGAACCGCGGCACGTTCGTGCGCGACCGGATATTGAACGCGTAATCGTCCCGATCCTCGCCCGGCGTCTCGGTCCTTGCGAGGAAGCTCGAGAGCACGGTGTGCTGCCGCACGCCCCACTTGCCGTCGAGCGCGTAGGTGCGATTGTGATCCCGCGCCGGCGCGAGATCCCCCATCCCCTGGCGGTTCACGAACAGCGCGCCGAACGACGATCGGTTGGGCAGGTCGCGGCTCACGCGGATCACCGCGAAGTTGTTGCCGGGCAGCCGCTCCTCGAACTCGCTGGTCTGCATGTTCAGCACGCCGATGCTGTACGCGCCCGCCTTCCCAGACAGCCGCGCGCCGCCCAGAATCGGCACCGCCCTGCCGTCGCCGCTGATGCCGATGCGGCGGCTGAAGAACAGATCGATCTCTCCCGGGTTGCCCACCGAGAAGAACCCGGCGTTCTCGAGAAAGAACGGGCGCTTTTCGGGGTAGAACAGGTTGAACCGATCGAGGTTGACCTGCTGCTCATCGACCTCAACCTGCGCGAAGTCGGTGTTCACCGTGGCATCCAGCGTGAGGCTGGACGCCGGGTTGTACTTCGCGTCGAAGCCGACCTCGCCGAGCACCACGGCGTCCACCGGGCGCTCTCCCGATTGCCGCACGTTGCCAAGCGCGTACGGCGTCACCTTGAAGTTGCGGAACGCCGGCGTCCGAACACCGGAAAGGTCGCCGGCAAGCGAAAGGCGATACAGGCTGTACTGGCGCGGGATCGGCGACCAGAACGCACGCTCGTTGCGGCGCCTGATGTTGCGCTGGAAGTTGACACCCCACACCTGGTCGGCCCCCGGCGGGAACCGCAGCGTTCGGAACGGAATCGCGAACTCCGCGGACCAGCCAATCTCGGTAATCCGCGTCCGGACCTCCCAGGCCCCGTCCCAGTTCAGGTTGAAGCCGCCGCCGGATCCCGCCTGCTGTGATTGTCCGCGCCCAAGACCCGCCCCACCCTGTCCTTCATTCGTGACCTGCCCGTCGTATTCGATGCCGGCGGGGTTGGTGCCGAAGAGAAACCCGTTCAGGCCGTCACGATACGTGTCGAAGATCATCTGGAAGCTGTCGGTGTCATCGAGCGGCGTGTCGCGCCGCGAGTCCGACACGATGATGCCGCGGGGGTTCCTGTCATAACAGACGACGCCGACGTAGAGCGTGTCGTCGGTGAACACGAGCCGCACTTCCGTCCGCTCGGATGCCGGCTGCCCCTCGTCCGGCCGCTCCTGCCAGAAGCCCGTGATGGGCGGGGCCGCCTCCCAGGCGGCGTCGCCGAGGACGTCCCCGTCAAGGACCGGGCGCGACGGGGCGGAGACTGCCTCGGCGCTCGGACGGCCGTCTGCCGCCACCACAGCCGGCGCCGGCGACATCGGCTGAGCCATTGTCATCGATGCCACGGCGAGCACGGTCGCCGCAGCGGTTGGAATCGCGCGCGGATGAATCATCGAACTGTGCATTGTACAATCCGCGCCCGGAGGCTCCAATGCCGTGTGTCTCTTTGGTCGCGATCGTGGCCCTGATACTGGTGTCATACACGCCTGCCGCCGCGCAGGCGCCCCTCACCATCGGCACGACGACGGCCGCGCCGGGGTCGATTGCGGCGGGAGCGCTGGAAGTCGCGCCCCGTCCCGGCGACACGGGCAGCACGATCCCCTTCACGATCATCAACGGCGCGACCGGCGGGCCGGTCCTTGCGCTGGTCGCCGGCACGCACGGGATGGAGTACGTGCCGATCGTCGCGCTCCAGCGGATGCGCACGGCGATCGATCCGAAAACGCTGCGGGGCGCGATCGTCATGGTGCACGTCGCGAACATGCCGTCGTTCCTCGGGCGCACGGTGTATTACTCGCCAATCGACGGCAAGAACCTGAACCGCGTGTTCCCGGGCAAAGCGGACGGCACGATTTCCGAGCGCATTGCCGACGCGATCACGCGCGAAGTGATCGCGCGCGCCACGCACGTCGTCGATCTT
This window of the Acidobacteriota bacterium genome carries:
- a CDS encoding thiamine pyrophosphate-binding protein, producing the protein MKLRGSDLVVKALEDAGARLAFGIPGTHNIELYDALDRSERVTPVLVTDEQSASFMADGVSRTSDATGVVNVVPGAGLTHCLSGVAEAFMDNVPLVVLACGIRSDTGRAFQLHDIDQLALLRPITKAALRPASAQEIYPTVRHAFDLARSGTPGPVAVEIPADFYMLTQEVAELSDRTPPPGPPHASDADLAAAAAILNAARHPLLYVGNGATAAGTLLVRLADALGAPVATTIQGKGVFPESHPLWLWNGVGRSAPPFVRHAADRADAMLAIGCRFSEVGTASYGFTPPANLVHVDINREVFNRNFPARLAVESDAAAFIRDLLPRLSARATSDRDDTSRAIAAGHRDVVDDWRRHPSEGRVTPAALFAALQQAAPRAIYSTDSGNGTFLAMEHLRLDEPRQFIGPIDYSCMGYAVPAAIGAKLANPDRDVVALAGDGALLMTGLELLTAAHLRAAPLVCVLRDGELGQIVQFQRTALDRDTCGIIAPYRLEAFAAAVNAEYFSASRDGELPAVLARGLQATRAGRAVMVEAAIDYSRKTYFTRGVVMTTLRRLPLGDRLRMLARAASRRVLG
- a CDS encoding DUF3079 domain-containing protein is translated as MKPAPLVPAHPERICWGCDKYCPADDLACGNGTIRTPHPVELFGDDWVEWSERRASARAGRTSG
- a CDS encoding carbohydrate binding family 9 domain-containing protein, with protein sequence MIHPRAIPTAAATVLAVASMTMAQPMSPAPAVVAADGRPSAEAVSAPSRPVLDGDVLGDAAWEAAPPITGFWQERPDEGQPASERTEVRLVFTDDTLYVGVVCYDRNPRGIIVSDSRRDTPLDDTDSFQMIFDTYRDGLNGFLFGTNPAGIEYDGQVTNEGQGGAGLGRGQSQQAGSGGGFNLNWDGAWEVRTRITEIGWSAEFAIPFRTLRFPPGADQVWGVNFQRNIRRRNERAFWSPIPRQYSLYRLSLAGDLSGVRTPAFRNFKVTPYALGNVRQSGERPVDAVVLGEVGFDAKYNPASSLTLDATVNTDFAQVEVDEQQVNLDRFNLFYPEKRPFFLENAGFFSVGNPGEIDLFFSRRIGISGDGRAVPILGGARLSGKAGAYSIGVLNMQTSEFEERLPGNNFAVIRVSRDLPNRSSFGALFVNRQGMGDLAPARDHNRTYALDGKWGVRQHTVLSSFLARTETPGEDRDDYAFNIRSRTNVPRFDLEMGYQQVADGFNPEVGFLSRRGYRKPDARIMTRFRPRDFFSVQEFRPHTTYRAFYGLDGALETMYWHIDSHTEFRNGYEIHTGINLTREGVRTPFDIYPGVSVPVGDYAHSEAQLVLMTNQGAPVSLNMQAIIGGFFGGDRVTWSPTLRMRAGDALTADVAYQRNDVNLPWGAFVTNLVRARVSYSFTTRAFVQALVQYNDRADLWSANVRFGLLQAANTGLFVVYTDTHALDDLFARPERTDRSLVIKFSRMFDLLER